In Candidatus Contubernalis alkalaceticus, the genomic window ATTTTGCCTCCTCCGGGCATTGCTTGAACGGCGTTAATCACAATATTATTTATTACCTGCCCGATCTGTGATTCATCCGCCTCTACCGGGTAAAGATCCTCTGCAACCTGGATTTCGTGAACTGACATAGACCCTGATAAAACGAAACCAACGGTATCCATTAACAGCTTTTGCATATGGACAGTTTTCTTGACTGGTGCGCCTCCCTTGGCAAAAACGAACAATTTTCGGGTTAGCTCCCGGGCCTGAAGGGATGCATTCTCCATATGTTCAAGGTTTACACTAATTTTTTTATCTTTATTTCGTATTTTAACCAGGGAGATATTCCCAAGAATAACCGCCATAAAATTATTAAAATCGTGAGCAATTCCTCCAGCTAAAAGTCCGATGGAATCAAGCTTATCTGCTTTAAGAATCTCTTCATTCATTTTCTTCTGCTGAGTAATATCGTTCACAGTTAAAACAACCTGTTCCACATCACCGGCCGGATCAAAAATGGGTGCGCCGCTGATAGAGAGGTAAATTGTTTCTTCTTCGTTATGGTGAATAGTTCCCGAATTATTGTAAACCGGTTCCCCCCCGGCCAGGACTTTCCAGAAGACTTCTGCGGGGCTGCGGAAAACGTTATCCTCAGAACCGGTAATCTTTTTATTAAATAATTCCTGTAGTGCAGGTCCTTTTAAATCAAAAATTTGTTCAAGCCGAGTGTTGACATATATAATATTGCAGCAGCGGTCTAACACCATAATCCCCGCCGGGCTGGTGTCCATCATTCGTGCGATTAAGTCTCGCTCCTGCCTAAGTTGTCCGGCGTTCTCTTTTTCCACCTCCAGTATACCACTCAAAAACCAAGCCAAGATAAATAAAATACCACCGAGAACCAGGAGCGCTTCAAAGGGTTCTGCGGCCTGATTCCAGGTGAAATCCATGCCCCTCCATAGTAGAAACAAGCTTATCATAGAAGCGCCGGCAAAGGCTATCCCCCAACGTTTTCCTAAGGTAATACAGGAAAGGGCTACCGGCAGTAAATAAATAGAGCCAAAAAGCCAAAGGTGCTCCCTCTGAGAGTTAGCTAGTACTACGGTTATTACTAGGAATAATACTGTGTGTTTGGTAATATTCCAACACAACAGTACACTTTGTTTATGCCCCCGCTGAAAATAATGATAATCCATCAGAATAAATATTGCTGCCGGTAAAATAGTACTCATAAGTATTATCGTGGAAGTGTAAAAAGTATATTCTTTCAAATTAGCGACGACGATTAAGATGATAATAGTTATCAGATAAGCCATAATGTGTGCAGCCAGGCTCAGCTCTGCCAAAGATTTTTGTCGTTTTTCTTGCCAATCCTTCATTTTTTACTACCCCTTTATGTTATCTCAGCGGCGCAGCTTGGCCGGCATTTTGGGTTCGTAAGAAAACCACCATGATGCAGAAGCAGCACCGGCGTTAGCCACCACTTCCCGTTCTTCGGGGGGCAGTCCAGCCAGCAGGCCAATCTTTTCGGCGACACTCTGTCCCAGGTACCTAGTCATAATTCTCCCCTTCTCTTACGGGGTGGACTTTTCTCCATTGGTTTACCGCCAAAGCTATCAAAAACAAAAAGATTATATGAGGCCAGGCAATCAGAATGTGTATCGTTTCACCTAGAGCTATTTGATCCATATTGGTATCTGTTAACAGCAAAAAAAGATATATAAAAACTGTTTCAGAAACGGCAAGAATAATACCAATTACCAGCGTTATCAACAGACACCGGCTAAAATTGATTTTCAGCTGTATGGTGAGCAGTAATGCCAGTATGATCATCAAAATAATAAAATGAACACCGAAGTCAAGGGGCATCAACCGGACCAAATAAACAATTACAGCAAAAAAAACACCGATGAGTAAGATTGGTTTAACCTCCAATCTTTTCTTACAGAGAACTACCGCCAGACTGGTCACAGCCAGGGCTTCAGGCAAAGTTTGGCATAACCAAAATAACAAATTAAGTTTCAAAGATTTCATCTCCTGTTAATAATTGCTGATTCACAATATAATTCTACAAAAACCCAAAAAAACCCTTTACCCAAAGTTATTTGATATTTTTATAGAGTTTTTAGTATTAGAATAAAAGGCAAGTCTCCACCTCATCATTAAAATATGTAGGGTACAAATAAAACAGCACCTACTGGTGCTGTTTTATTTTATAATGTAATTTTTAAAATCCCTTCCTAATTTAAATAGAGATACGAAGATAATGATGAATTCCAAGCGTCCCAAGGTCATGCCAAATATTACGGTCCAGAGGATATGAGGAGGGGCCTGAGAAGATACAATTCCCACGGATAATCCCACCGTTCCTAGGGATGAGGCAAGTTCAAACATAGAATCCCCCAGAGGGTAACCACTGGCCACGAAAATTAAAACTCCTAGAAAATAAGTGATTACAAACAAATATATAAAGTTTGATACCTGGTTAATTTGTTGAGGCGACAGGTAATCTTTACTCTCTCCCTTCCACACATAATTTTGGATTACCGCGCTTCGAGGCAAAAAATATTTTTTAAATTCCCAGGTTAACGATTTAAACATAACATATATGCGGTACTGTTTTATACCGCCGGCAGTGGAGTTTACCCCTCCCCCCACCAGCATTAAAAGGATAACCACAAGAATTCCAAACATATTCCAGTTGTTAAAGGAGACGGTAGAAAAACCGGTGGTGGATAAGGCTGATATAGTCTGAAATAAGGAAATTCTAAAGGTCTGTCCCAGACCAAAATAGATCTGTCTCAGGCCTAAAAAAGCAACTGCCGGTACAGCCAATGAAGTCAGGACAATCACCAACTGAATTTCACCACTGCGGAAAAAATCTTTGATTCTCCCCCGTAAGAGCAGATAATGAGTAGCAAAGTTGATGGTGCCCAAAAGCATCAGCACCATGGTTACCATTTCCACCGTCAGGCTGTTCCATTCCCCGATGCTGTTGGTTTTGGTAGAAAATCCCCCCGTAGACAATGCAGCCATGGAATGATTTAATGCATCAAAAAAAGACATACCGGCTGTAAGGTACAACACCAGACCTGTAAGGGTATAACCAAAATAAATGGTAAGAATCAACTTAGCTGAACGTCGAATTTGGGGCAGCAGCAGTTCCGTCCGTCCTTCTGCCTGATACAGCCCCAGACCATGGGGACCGATAATGGCTGATAACATGATAACCGCTAGACCGGCACCCCCGAGAAACTGCATAAAACTCCTCCAAAACAGAAAAAGAGCTGGAGTTTCCTCCACATTCATCACCGATAGACCAGTGGTAGTCCACCCACTAACTGTTTCAAAAAGAGCATGTAGTGGACTACATAATCCGGATATTATAAAAGGAAGGGTAGAAAACAGGATGGTAAGAAACCATGCCATTACCACAATTACTCCACCTTCAGCGATGGTCAAGGCAGGTTCATTCTTTATCTTTCCAGTACTGAAGAAATATAAAGTTCCTCCCGTTATGAGAGCTAATGAAGACGCCCACAAAAAGGATGCTGCATATGGCAATTCTTGAGAATATGATATTAAAAAAAACAGGGGAACCAGTAAGAAAATACCTACTGCAGTTACAATTACCCCTACATATTTAAAAATGGTTAGATATCGTTCCCTTAATAATAACCTATGCCGCACAGTAACCACCTCAGCTTCGTTGATCCGGACCACACAATTTGTTTAGCATTTTAGACTGACTCTTAGGAAGAGATATAATTACAACTTTATCCCCCGCCTGCAGGCAAGTGCTGCCCTTTGGTATAAGAATATCATCTTTTCTTATTACTGTTGCCAGAATAGAATCCTGGGGAAGTCCCAGGTCCGATATACATGAACCAACGGATGGGCATTTTTCATCCAAAATTACCTCCGTCATGGTAATCTTTCCAGCTTCTAAGGGAATCAGATGAGTAATGTTGTCAAAGGAAACCTGCTGTTCTACCAGGGAACTCAACAATGTTGCTGTACTGAAAGCCGAAGTTACCCCCAAGCGCAGAAAAATCTGCTCATGAGCCGGGTCATTAACCAGGGCAAAAGTCCTAGGCACATTAAACCTTTTTTTGGCCAGGTTGCAAATCATCAGGTTTTCCGGGTCAAAAGGGGTTAACGCAACCACCACATCAGCATCATTGGCACCGGCATCCTCCAGGTAAGCAGGGTCTGCGCCATCCCCGCAGATTACCATAACCTCCAGTTTACGGGCGATCTGTTCGCTGTCCTCTTTATCCTTATTTATAATTACCACTTCATATCCTTTAGAAAGAAATGTCTTAGTTAGAAAGTAAATAACTTTTCCACCGCCAACCAAAATAATTTTCATTATAAGTCCTCCATCTGTTCTTTCTTTAATATTAAATCTCGAAATCTTAATGCGGATAATGTAGTAGGACAGATGGTATTTATATTTAAATCGTCATAAATACTGGTTTTTGCAGGTTCAAAAACTCGAGCAAAAACCTGGGGCACGTTATATATATCTCTAGCAATTTGGGCCAGCATCATATTTACATTGTCATTTTCTGTAACCGTAACTACGATATCGGCATTTTTTATTTTTGCTTCCTCCAGCATTTCAATTTCTGTGGCATCGCCCACCAGGCTGAAACCGCTGAAATCAGAAGACAATCCTTTAAAGGAATCGGAATCTTTGTCTATTACTACTACATCCTGTCCCTCTGAAGACAGAAGGTTGGCAATGTAAGAACCCAGCTTTCCACAGCCGATTATTAGGACATACACTGCTGTTTCACGCCCTTCCTCATTATCTGGCAATTCTTAATTATGGTTGATTTTCCGATTTATCACCAAAATCAAACTGTTCCCGCTGGTATAAAAACTGTGCAGTTCTGCGTAGATTACTTTCCGCAGGTCCGTAAGTGGGATCTAACGCCAGCGCTACTCGATACATTTTTTGAGCTTCATTTTTATTTCCTTTAACTTCATTTAAAATACCCAGAAGATTAAATGGTTCCGGTTTGGTTGATTCTTCAGAAATGGCCTTGTGAAGATATCCTAAAGCTTTTTGGAAGTTTCTTTCTACTATACATTTTTTAGCAAACTGTAAAATATCCTGAAAAGAATCCAAATCCTCCTCCTTTAAAGTTCTCCGCTCCAGCACCTCCTGTACCAATCTGCGGATTTCCTCTGTAGAAAACGGTTTTCTGAGATAGTCAAAAGCTCCCATCTTCATAGCTTCAACGGCAGATTCAATGGTCCCGAAGGCAGTAATCATAATTACGCCTGTATTTTTTTTGTTAAAACTAACCCATTGTAGGACTTCCATTCCGCTCATTCCAGGAAGCTTCATATCCAAAAGAATCAGGTCAAATTCCTTTTCCTTTAATTTATCCAGAGCATCTTCTCCATTTACCGCTGTGTCCACTATATAATTGTTTCCCTCTAAACAGTGTCTCAGCATGAGGCGAATGTTCTTTTCATCGTCTACAATTAATATATTTTCCTGGGGCACTTATAAAACCTCCTTATCATTAATCTTAAGCCAAAACCCGAAGCCTATTGGTCAACTTATTAACTATTAAACTCAATTGCGTCATTTATAATAGAAATTTTCATTGTGTTAATAATTTAGGGGCACTATGGATGTTTATTCAGTATATTTTTTAATTTGTTTTATTAACTCCTCTGGTTTTAAAGGTTTTACCAGGTACTCCGATGCACCGCAGTCCCTGGCTTTTTTTATATCTTCTTCCTGGGCCTTAGCACTCAACATAATAATTGGGATTCCTTTTGTTAAATCATTTTCCTTTAAAGCTTCACATACCAAAAAACCATTTAGTTTTGGAATAATTATATCCAGCAATACCAGGTCAGGAAGTTCCTTTAGTGCAGTTTCTACCGCCGTAATACCATCTTCTGCCAATAGGACCTCATACCCATAGTTTATAAGGCACAGCTTTAGAGCTATTATAATATTTTTTTCATCTTCTACCAACAGTATTTTTTGTGACATCGCTGTCTCCTTGCCGAATGCTGTTCAAATCTAATAAGATTTTAAGATTGTAATATTCGGATTTATGCGGATACCGGAAGGGTAAAGGTAAAAGTACATCCCTTATCCGGAGTGCTTTCCACCCAAATTCTTCCGCCGTGGGCCTGGACAATCTCTTTAGCGATGGCCAAACCTAAACCGGCACCGCCGGAATTAGTGCCGGATTTCCCCGGAACCTGGACAAATTTTTCAAATATTTTATCCTGATACTCTTCTGGTATACCAGTGCCATTATCAGCTACAGAAAAATATAAACGATTTCCTTTTTCCTCCACCAGAATCTTAATTTCACCATCATTTTCCGTATACCGTAAAGCATTTCCTATAAGATTGGTTAATACCCAAATAATTTTATTGTAATCTGCGTTTACCCTGGAAAGGTTTTCGGGAAATGCCCACAGAATACCAATGGATTTTTCCTCTGCCTGGGATTTTAATGCAGCCACACTGGCTTCAACAATACTTTTTACCTCCACCGGCTCAATTTCCATATTAATTTTTCCTGATTCAAGTTTAGAAAGATCCAACAGATTATTTACCAAACGAATCAGCCTCTGACAATCCTCTTCTAGAGCGTCTAACAATTCTTGGGTTTCAAGATCCACTCTACCCAGCATGCCGCTTTTTAAAAGACCTACGCCCATAACGATAGAGGTCAGAGGACTGCGAAATTCATGGGAAACCGTGGAAACAAAGTCAGATTTTAACTGATCCACTTCTTTATAATGGGTAATATCCTTTAAGAGCGTTACCGCTCCTAAAAGCTGCCTGGACTCGTTAACTACTGGAGTTACTTCTAATTTAAAAAAGTGTTTCTTATTACCCTGAACTATTTCTATTATTCTTTGCTCTTCTGAACCAGCGGCTCTTCTGCTTAGCATAGTTTCCTTAATCATCTTAAATATGGTCTCGTTATTTATTACCTCTAAGAAATGATTATGGGTGCTGTTTTTTTCTTTTATATTAAATATATGTTCTCCCTGATGATTGACCAAAAGTATTTTATATTCTGCATCGGTGACAATAATGCCATCGGAAATGCTCCGGACAATGGCTTCAGATTTTTTCTGCTCGGCAATCAATTTGCTGATATTGGCCTGTTCATAAGTAAAAAGTTGTTGAGTCATTTTATTGAATTCCTGAGCCAATGCGCCAATTTCATCCCGCGAATCAATCTCTATTACCTGTTCCAGGTTTCCCTGGGCCACTTTTCTTACACTATTAGTAAGCTGGCGGATAGGTTTTATGATTACATTGGCAATATTAAACCCTAGAATTAAACTGATAATCACCGCTGTAATAGAAACAAAAATGGTTGAATAAGTAGCCCAGTAAGCGGAGGCTGAGGCAAATTCGTTGGCTTCCACCATTGCTTCCTGGTTAGTCTCTAAAAGCATCTGACAATATTCAATGATATCTTCAAACAGGGGCATTATTTCATTTACATACAGCTGCTGTGCGTCTTCTGTTCCATCCCGTTCAAAAGTTTCCCTGAGCCTTGGAAACTTCGATAAATAGACCACGTAGCTCTTTCTGATCTCATCCAATAGCGGGGCCTCCTGTGGTATAGTTATGTTATCCTCCGCCCGGTTCAACCAGCTCAAGAATTTTTCTTCATTTTCTATAAAAAGGGTTAAAGAATCAGGATCCTGATTAAAAAGAAACAGTAGTTCCGCGCTATCCTGTCTTTCCAAAGCCCTCATCATATTCTCCGCAGCAACCACACTCCTATAATTTTCAACCATGATGTTATTGGTAGCTTCACTTAAACGAAAAAAATTGTAGATCGCCCAAGAACTCACTACAATGGTTATAAGCGACAGAAGAAGAAAGCCAAACAGGATTTTCGTTTGTAGGCTCTTAAAATTTAATTGGCCCATTTTCAGCACTACTCCTCTAGTAAAAATAAAGACCCCTAATGATAGGGCCTGCTGGCATTCTGCTGCAAACTGTATGACGTTGATTTAACTGTTATTCTAAGTGTATACCTGTAGTAAATGATTGTAAAGAGAAGAATATATCCATATATACAATTCATTCGTATAAAAGAACATAAATATTAAATATATCTTTTAATATCCCTCATTATCTCTTTTACGCTTAGATTTACAATGTCACATTCCGGAATAAAAACATCCTCTTCTAATCAGTTCTTAGATGCGCTGCAGTGATACTGCCAAGAAAGTTAGAATTTGTCTCCGTATTGATAATCCTTGACCAGGTTAGACATTAATTCTTCTGTATTATGACTCCTGTTTAATAAAATTGAGTAGTCTTTTCCCGAAATGATAGCCTCTTTTAGAAGATATCCATAGGTCACATCCCCGATCAAAACAGCACCCACCAGCCTCCCTTTAGTAAAGAAAAGCTTTCTAAAATACCCAGAAGTAGAATCTCCACTGGTATATGTTTCCTTGTCTTTTTCATTTACATCACCGGCTGAATAAATCTGCATGCCCATAGCTTGGATTAAACTATAAGAAGGGATTTCTTTGTATATGGTCTCTTTCCCGGCAGCATTGAATCCCGCAATTTCACCCTGAGTTTTGGCCACCGGCCATCTCCCTTGAATTGACCCATTAAACTCTGTTACGTCCCCGGCTGCATAGACATGGGGATTAGAGGTTCTCAAGTTCTCATCCACCGTTACACCTCTTGTGCCCAGTATGCTGGAACTCCGTAAAAATCGGGTTTCCGGCGTAACCCCGGCAGCAAAGATAACTACTTCACCTCTAATATAATCACCATTTTTTAATAATACCCCATCTACCTTTTCTTGGCCGGAGATTTCTTTCACTTGGCTATCATAAAAAATCTCAACTCCCTGATTCCGTACCATTTGGTCAATTACAGAAGCTCCCTCCGGATCCAGCTGCCTGTTTAAAAGCTTATTAGAGTTTACCAAGAGTTTAACGTTCTTTTTCCATCTTCGTAGGGCACCTGCGGTTTCCATTCCCAAAACTCCACCACCAATAATAATAAAATCTTGGCAGTTTTCACCGTATTCTTTAATGATTTGGGTATCCTTATAAGACCTTAGGGTGAACAATCCTTTTTTTT contains:
- a CDS encoding hybrid sensor histidine kinase/response regulator; translated protein: MKDWQEKRQKSLAELSLAAHIMAYLITIIILIVVANLKEYTFYTSTIILMSTILPAAIFILMDYHYFQRGHKQSVLLCWNITKHTVLFLVITVVLANSQREHLWLFGSIYLLPVALSCITLGKRWGIAFAGASMISLFLLWRGMDFTWNQAAEPFEALLVLGGILFILAWFLSGILEVEKENAGQLRQERDLIARMMDTSPAGIMVLDRCCNIIYVNTRLEQIFDLKGPALQELFNKKITGSEDNVFRSPAEVFWKVLAGGEPVYNNSGTIHHNEEETIYLSISGAPIFDPAGDVEQVVLTVNDITQQKKMNEEILKADKLDSIGLLAGGIAHDFNNFMAVILGNISLVKIRNKDKKISVNLEHMENASLQARELTRKLFVFAKGGAPVKKTVHMQKLLMDTVGFVLSGSMSVHEIQVAEDLYPVEADESQIGQVINNIVINAVQAMPGGGKISLSACNITLEGNEIKNVLPLPPGDYVRISIVDEGVGIPANQLDKIFDPFYSTKLKGSGLGLATSHTIIQNHGGIIQVESQPGLGSNFFVYLPAYAGPYLEPQENKQLYFGEGRILIMDDDELILKTCSEMLKYLGYHVSCAYNGAEAIRLYKEALSEKAESPFIAVILDLTIPGGMGGKEAIKQLRKIDPEVKAIVSSGYSDDPVIANYQYYGFSECVNKPYQIKQISRALAKIIDNKVKV
- a CDS encoding cyclic lactone autoinducer peptide codes for the protein MTRYLGQSVAEKIGLLAGLPPEEREVVANAGAASASWWFSYEPKMPAKLRR
- a CDS encoding TrkH family potassium uptake protein gives rise to the protein MRHRLLLRERYLTIFKYVGVIVTAVGIFLLVPLFFLISYSQELPYAASFLWASSLALITGGTLYFFSTGKIKNEPALTIAEGGVIVVMAWFLTILFSTLPFIISGLCSPLHALFETVSGWTTTGLSVMNVEETPALFLFWRSFMQFLGGAGLAVIMLSAIIGPHGLGLYQAEGRTELLLPQIRRSAKLILTIYFGYTLTGLVLYLTAGMSFFDALNHSMAALSTGGFSTKTNSIGEWNSLTVEMVTMVLMLLGTINFATHYLLLRGRIKDFFRSGEIQLVIVLTSLAVPAVAFLGLRQIYFGLGQTFRISLFQTISALSTTGFSTVSFNNWNMFGILVVILLMLVGGGVNSTAGGIKQYRIYVMFKSLTWEFKKYFLPRSAVIQNYVWKGESKDYLSPQQINQVSNFIYLFVITYFLGVLIFVASGYPLGDSMFELASSLGTVGLSVGIVSSQAPPHILWTVIFGMTLGRLEFIIIFVSLFKLGRDFKNYIIK
- a CDS encoding potassium channel family protein: MKIILVGGGKVIYFLTKTFLSKGYEVVIINKDKEDSEQIARKLEVMVICGDGADPAYLEDAGANDADVVVALTPFDPENLMICNLAKKRFNVPRTFALVNDPAHEQIFLRLGVTSAFSTATLLSSLVEQQVSFDNITHLIPLEAGKITMTEVILDEKCPSVGSCISDLGLPQDSILATVIRKDDILIPKGSTCLQAGDKVVIISLPKSQSKMLNKLCGPDQRS
- a CDS encoding potassium channel family protein produces the protein MYVLIIGCGKLGSYIANLLSSEGQDVVVIDKDSDSFKGLSSDFSGFSLVGDATEIEMLEEAKIKNADIVVTVTENDNVNMMLAQIARDIYNVPQVFARVFEPAKTSIYDDLNINTICPTTLSALRFRDLILKKEQMEDL
- a CDS encoding response regulator, whose protein sequence is MPQENILIVDDEKNIRLMLRHCLEGNNYIVDTAVNGEDALDKLKEKEFDLILLDMKLPGMSGMEVLQWVSFNKKNTGVIMITAFGTIESAVEAMKMGAFDYLRKPFSTEEIRRLVQEVLERRTLKEEDLDSFQDILQFAKKCIVERNFQKALGYLHKAISEESTKPEPFNLLGILNEVKGNKNEAQKMYRVALALDPTYGPAESNLRRTAQFLYQREQFDFGDKSENQP
- a CDS encoding response regulator transcription factor, which encodes MSQKILLVEDEKNIIIALKLCLINYGYEVLLAEDGITAVETALKELPDLVLLDIIIPKLNGFLVCEALKENDLTKGIPIIMLSAKAQEEDIKKARDCGASEYLVKPLKPEELIKQIKKYTE
- a CDS encoding sensor histidine kinase; the encoded protein is MGQLNFKSLQTKILFGFLLLSLITIVVSSWAIYNFFRLSEATNNIMVENYRSVVAAENMMRALERQDSAELLFLFNQDPDSLTLFIENEEKFLSWLNRAEDNITIPQEAPLLDEIRKSYVVYLSKFPRLRETFERDGTEDAQQLYVNEIMPLFEDIIEYCQMLLETNQEAMVEANEFASASAYWATYSTIFVSITAVIISLILGFNIANVIIKPIRQLTNSVRKVAQGNLEQVIEIDSRDEIGALAQEFNKMTQQLFTYEQANISKLIAEQKKSEAIVRSISDGIIVTDAEYKILLVNHQGEHIFNIKEKNSTHNHFLEVINNETIFKMIKETMLSRRAAGSEEQRIIEIVQGNKKHFFKLEVTPVVNESRQLLGAVTLLKDITHYKEVDQLKSDFVSTVSHEFRSPLTSIVMGVGLLKSGMLGRVDLETQELLDALEEDCQRLIRLVNNLLDLSKLESGKINMEIEPVEVKSIVEASVAALKSQAEEKSIGILWAFPENLSRVNADYNKIIWVLTNLIGNALRYTENDGEIKILVEEKGNRLYFSVADNGTGIPEEYQDKIFEKFVQVPGKSGTNSGGAGLGLAIAKEIVQAHGGRIWVESTPDKGCTFTFTLPVSA
- a CDS encoding NAD(P)/FAD-dependent oxidoreductase; this encodes MSGIVIIGNGIAAVSAAMAVRRVTDSEEILICSAEPYMTYYRIQLSNRLGTSFSAEDILVYQPSWYKKNKIDLLLGQKVVDINLAGKEISTQDNKIIFYDKLIIASGSRPKIPEVSGLEKKGLFTLRSYKDTQIIKEYGENCQDFIIIGGGVLGMETAGALRRWKKNVKLLVNSNKLLNRQLDPEGASVIDQMVRNQGVEIFYDSQVKEISGQEKVDGVLLKNGDYIRGEVVIFAAGVTPETRFLRSSSILGTRGVTVDENLRTSNPHVYAAGDVTEFNGSIQGRWPVAKTQGEIAGFNAAGKETIYKEIPSYSLIQAMGMQIYSAGDVNEKDKETYTSGDSTSGYFRKLFFTKGRLVGAVLIGDVTYGYLLKEAIISGKDYSILLNRSHNTEELMSNLVKDYQYGDKF